The DNA segment CTCCATGAAGTTTTTTTACGCCTGTTACAGTTATCGTCGGGCTTCCTAATCCTTTTATCTTTGCTCCCATTTTAATAAGAAAATTTCCTAAATCTACAACTTCCGGCTCACAGGCGGCGCCTTCTATTATCGTTTCGCCTTTTGCCAATGTTGACGCCATCAATATATTTGCAGTTCCAAGAACGGTTGAACCATAAGCACCCGCCAAATATATTGACGCTCCGTTTAATTCTTTGGCTTTTGCCACTACATAACCGTCTTTTAATTCAATATTGGCACCCAGTTTTGTTAGTCCTTTTAAGTGCAGGTCGATAGGCCTTGTTCCTATAACGCATCCTCCAGGATACGATACCTCCGCTTTCTTGAACCTTGCCATAAGCGGTCCTAAAACACATATAGATGCTCTCATTTTGCTGACTATCTGATAAGGAGCTTTCCATTTATTTGCATTGGTTGAATCTATGGATATTGTATCTTTGCTTAACCATTCTGTTTTTGCGCCCAGAGCAGATAACAGTTTTATCATTGTGTGCGCATCAACTACCGATGGGATATTCCTCAGCACGAATTTAGAGGGGGAAAGAAGACACGCCGCCATTATAGGAAGGGTGGCGTTTTTGGCACCCGATACCTTT comes from the bacterium genome and includes:
- the murA gene encoding UDP-N-acetylglucosamine 1-carboxyvinyltransferase, translating into MDKIIIDGPCPLKGKVKVSGAKNATLPIMAACLLSPSKFVLRNIPSVVDAHTMIKLLSALGAKTEWLSKDTISIDSTNANKWKAPYQIVSKMRASICVLGPLMARFKKAEVSYPGGCVIGTRPIDLHLKGLTKLGANIELKDGYVVAKAKELNGASIYLAGAYGSTVLGTANILMASTLAKGETIIEGAACEPEVVDLGNFLIKMGAKIKGLGSPTITVTGVKKLHGAEHTIISDRIEAGTYLIGGIISRGEVEVEDINPKFLTVFIDKLIECGVEVKQTANSIKVKAKKNLKPIEITTLPYPGFPTDLQAQMTAFLTTIEGISFIHEKIYPDRFMHIAELLRMGARIIKQDSTTIIQGGKLKGAPVMASDLRASAALVLAGLAAEGRTEVNRVYHIDRGYPKIDEKLASLGAKIKRVQA